One region of Aestuariirhabdus haliotis genomic DNA includes:
- a CDS encoding enoyl-CoA hydratase/isomerase family protein: MSTISFPEFDSIRLELNEHCLQVWLNRPKSRNAMSLQMVKELMALFEILEDQSEIRTLLLRGSEGNFCSGGDIKDMAAARAASASQKSQDIESSDISNDPFYQLNREFGHMITRANRLPVVVVAVLEGAVLGGGFGLACISDVAIAVDGVQFGLPETGLGIPPAQIAPFVLKRIGLTQARRLMLLGSRFGAEEAHELGLVHYQTNPDRLDELLSSILSQIKRCAPGANATTKAILLAAETMEHEALLDFAAGRFADSIYSAEGSEGTLAFVQKRKAAWAE, translated from the coding sequence ATGAGCACTATTTCTTTTCCAGAGTTTGACAGCATTCGACTCGAGCTCAACGAGCACTGCTTGCAGGTATGGCTCAACCGGCCGAAAAGTCGCAACGCCATGAGCCTGCAAATGGTCAAGGAGCTAATGGCATTGTTTGAAATCCTCGAAGATCAGTCGGAGATTCGTACCCTGTTACTTCGCGGCAGCGAAGGCAATTTTTGCTCCGGTGGCGACATCAAGGACATGGCGGCAGCCCGAGCAGCTTCTGCCTCACAAAAGTCTCAGGATATCGAAAGCTCCGATATTTCAAACGACCCTTTCTACCAACTGAACCGCGAATTCGGTCACATGATTACCCGGGCTAACCGGCTCCCTGTGGTTGTAGTAGCTGTACTGGAGGGCGCCGTGCTTGGCGGCGGCTTTGGCCTGGCCTGCATCTCCGATGTCGCGATCGCAGTTGATGGTGTCCAGTTCGGGCTACCGGAAACGGGTCTGGGTATTCCTCCGGCCCAAATCGCACCCTTCGTGCTTAAGCGTATTGGCCTTACCCAGGCACGACGCCTGATGCTACTCGGCTCTCGTTTTGGCGCCGAAGAAGCCCACGAATTGGGACTGGTGCATTACCAAACCAACCCAGACCGTTTGGATGAATTACTGTCATCGATTCTGTCTCAAATCAAACGCTGTGCCCCTGGCGCTAATGCCACCACCAAAGCCATTTTGCTGGCTGCAGAGACCATGGAGCATGAAGCCCTGCTTGATTTCGCAGCCGGCCGTTTCGCCGATTCGATCTATAGTGCAGAAGGCAGTGAAGGCACCCTCGCCTTCGTTCAGAAACGAAAAGCGGCCTGGGCCGAATAA
- a CDS encoding acyl-CoA dehydrogenase family protein, which yields MKYTQEHEELRRTTRNFIEKEVNPFVDEWEEAGIFPAHELFKKMGDLGLLGISKPESVGGMGLDYSYELVAAEELGVAHCGGVPLAIGVQTNMATPALARFADKALQQEFLAPAIAGDLVASIAVSETGAGSDVAGMKTTARKDGDDYVINGAKMWITTSTQADFFCLLANTSEGKPHSNKSLIVVPANTPGISLSEPLKKLGMRSSDTAQVFFDDVRVPQRYRIGGEGAGFMMQMIQFQEERLWGAANTLKALERVVDETIAYCRERQTFGQPLIDNQVIHFRMAELQTEIEALRALTYQACETYIEGKDVTKLASMAKLKGGRLAREVSDSCLQYWGGMGFMWDNVASRSYRDSRLASIGGGADEIMLGIICKYMNILPGKKKS from the coding sequence ATGAAATACACCCAGGAACACGAAGAGCTACGTCGCACAACTCGTAACTTCATCGAAAAAGAAGTCAACCCGTTTGTTGACGAGTGGGAAGAAGCCGGAATATTCCCGGCCCATGAACTGTTTAAAAAGATGGGTGACCTGGGTTTGCTGGGTATCTCCAAACCCGAAAGTGTCGGCGGTATGGGCCTTGACTACTCCTATGAGCTGGTCGCCGCCGAAGAGCTTGGGGTCGCACATTGCGGTGGCGTTCCTTTGGCCATTGGCGTGCAAACCAATATGGCAACACCCGCCCTGGCTCGCTTTGCGGATAAAGCCTTGCAGCAAGAATTTCTGGCGCCAGCCATAGCCGGTGATCTGGTGGCCAGTATCGCCGTATCCGAAACCGGTGCGGGTTCCGATGTTGCGGGCATGAAAACCACCGCTCGTAAGGATGGCGACGACTACGTTATCAACGGCGCAAAAATGTGGATCACCACCTCAACCCAGGCCGACTTCTTTTGCCTGCTGGCCAACACCAGCGAAGGTAAACCTCATAGTAATAAATCCCTGATTGTCGTACCCGCCAACACGCCAGGCATCTCCTTATCTGAACCATTGAAGAAGCTGGGAATGCGCTCCTCAGATACCGCACAGGTATTCTTCGATGACGTTCGCGTTCCACAGCGCTACCGCATTGGTGGCGAAGGCGCCGGTTTTATGATGCAGATGATCCAGTTCCAGGAAGAGCGTCTCTGGGGTGCTGCCAACACCTTGAAAGCTTTGGAGCGAGTAGTTGATGAAACCATCGCTTACTGCCGCGAGCGCCAAACCTTTGGTCAGCCACTGATTGATAATCAGGTGATACATTTCCGTATGGCTGAATTGCAGACCGAAATTGAAGCCTTGCGGGCCCTCACCTACCAGGCGTGTGAGACCTACATCGAAGGTAAGGACGTTACCAAACTGGCGTCGATGGCCAAACTCAAGGGCGGCCGCCTGGCCCGTGAAGTGTCTGATTCCTGCCTGCAATACTGGGGCGGCATGGGCTTTATGTGGGATAACGTCGCATCCCGCTCATATCGGGACTCAAGGCTGGCTTCAATTGGCGGCGGCGCTGATGAAATTATGCTGGGTATTATCTGCAAGTACATGAATATCCTGCCCGGCAAGAAGAAGTCCTGA
- a CDS encoding acyl-CoA carboxylase subunit beta — protein sequence MAILESNIDIHSPQFAQNCEAMQEAIDAFRSVENKVLETSEAAREKFDKRGQLLPRDRLQLLLDPGSPFVELSTLAGYKMHDDKDGSLAGGGIIAGIGFIAGIRSLLIANNSAIKGGTISPAGLEKSLRLQQIAKENKLPVVTLAESGGANLNYAADIFVEGARGFANQARLSAAGIPQITVVHGSSTAGGAYQPGLSDYVIVVRNRAKMFLAGPPLLKAATGEIATDQELGGAELHAEVAGTAEYLGEDDADALRIAREVLQQIPWNEQLAYKPEASYQEPLYSPSELLGVVPAEAKQPYDVREIIARIADGSEFVDFKPLYDNQTICGHFKIQGFQCGIIGNNAPITAKGATKAAQFIQLCDQSQTPVLFFHNTTGFMVGTESERNGIIKHGSKLIQAVANARTPKLTIVVGGSYGAGNYAMCGRGLDPRFIFAWPNSRTAVMGGAQAGKVLRIVTEQKHEKLGKEADPKMLDMIEKVTAEKLDASSTALFGTARLWDDGLIDPRDTRNLLGFLLATCDEAKRRQLQPNSFGVARL from the coding sequence ATGGCAATTCTGGAATCCAACATCGACATTCACTCGCCCCAGTTCGCGCAAAACTGTGAGGCAATGCAGGAAGCGATTGATGCTTTCCGTAGCGTCGAGAACAAAGTGCTTGAAACTTCAGAGGCAGCACGAGAAAAATTTGATAAACGAGGCCAGTTATTGCCTCGAGACCGCCTTCAACTTCTACTCGATCCGGGCTCCCCTTTTGTCGAGTTATCCACCCTCGCCGGCTACAAGATGCACGACGATAAAGATGGTTCCCTGGCGGGAGGCGGCATCATCGCAGGAATTGGTTTTATTGCGGGTATTCGTTCACTGTTAATCGCCAACAATAGCGCAATTAAAGGTGGCACAATCTCTCCCGCAGGCCTGGAAAAATCCCTGCGTCTGCAACAGATCGCCAAGGAGAATAAACTCCCCGTGGTGACCCTTGCCGAGAGCGGAGGTGCCAACCTGAACTACGCAGCCGATATTTTTGTGGAAGGCGCGCGAGGATTCGCTAATCAGGCGCGTTTGTCCGCTGCCGGCATCCCTCAGATAACCGTCGTACACGGTAGCTCAACGGCAGGAGGAGCCTATCAGCCCGGCCTTTCCGATTACGTCATCGTGGTGCGCAATCGAGCCAAGATGTTCCTTGCCGGTCCGCCGCTGTTAAAAGCAGCAACGGGCGAAATTGCTACCGATCAGGAACTTGGTGGTGCCGAGCTGCATGCCGAGGTTGCGGGGACCGCCGAGTACCTGGGTGAAGACGATGCCGACGCGCTTCGTATTGCCCGAGAAGTGCTGCAGCAGATCCCCTGGAACGAACAACTCGCCTACAAGCCCGAAGCCAGCTACCAGGAACCCTTATACAGCCCTTCCGAACTGCTGGGTGTCGTGCCCGCCGAAGCCAAGCAACCCTACGATGTCAGGGAGATCATAGCGCGCATCGCCGACGGTTCTGAGTTTGTCGACTTCAAACCTCTGTACGATAACCAAACCATCTGTGGTCACTTTAAAATACAGGGCTTTCAGTGCGGCATCATTGGTAACAATGCCCCTATTACTGCCAAGGGAGCGACAAAAGCAGCGCAATTTATTCAACTCTGTGATCAAAGCCAGACCCCTGTTTTATTTTTCCACAACACCACCGGCTTTATGGTCGGCACCGAATCCGAGCGCAACGGCATCATTAAACATGGTTCTAAACTGATCCAAGCCGTTGCCAATGCACGTACTCCTAAATTAACCATCGTTGTGGGTGGATCCTATGGTGCGGGAAACTACGCCATGTGCGGTCGCGGGCTGGACCCCCGTTTTATTTTTGCCTGGCCAAACAGTAGAACCGCCGTCATGGGAGGAGCCCAGGCCGGTAAGGTATTGCGTATTGTGACCGAACAGAAACATGAAAAGCTTGGTAAAGAAGCCGATCCCAAAATGCTGGATATGATCGAAAAGGTTACTGCCGAAAAGCTCGATGCGAGTTCAACCGCCTTATTTGGCACCGCCCGTTTATGGGACGACGGCCTTATTGACCCAAGAGACACACGAAACCTGCTCGGTTTCCTATTGGCTACCTGCGACGAAGCAAAGCGTCGTCAATTACAACCCAACAGTTTTGGCGTTGCCCGTTTGTAA
- a CDS encoding SDR family oxidoreductase has translation MSYRSIFNSSLFADQNIIVTGGGSGIGRCTAHELSALGARVYLIGRKQEKLETVVQEIIEDGGKAEYRVCDIRDETAVQDCVKSIVGECGTVHGLVNNAGGQYPSPMAAINQKGFETVVRTNLVGGFLFAREVYNQSMSKHGGAIVNITADNWGGMPGMAHSGAARAGMDNLTKTAAYEWGCAGVRVNAVAPGWVASSGMDTYEGAFRAVIPKLRDQVPLKRLATEAEVSSVICFLLSEGANFISGDTVRVDGAASQGTGMWPLPKARNSHSYNGFHRAVTPKVLQED, from the coding sequence ATGAGTTACCGATCCATTTTTAACAGTAGTCTGTTTGCCGACCAGAACATTATTGTCACTGGTGGTGGTAGTGGCATTGGGCGCTGTACGGCGCACGAGTTGAGTGCGCTCGGTGCCCGGGTCTATCTGATCGGCCGCAAGCAGGAAAAACTGGAAACCGTAGTGCAAGAGATCATCGAAGATGGGGGTAAGGCCGAATACCGCGTCTGCGATATTCGCGATGAGACGGCGGTACAAGACTGCGTTAAATCCATCGTAGGTGAATGCGGCACCGTGCACGGTTTGGTCAACAACGCCGGCGGCCAATACCCTTCTCCAATGGCCGCCATTAACCAGAAAGGGTTTGAAACCGTGGTCCGCACCAATCTGGTTGGTGGCTTTCTTTTTGCTCGCGAGGTTTACAACCAGTCGATGTCAAAACATGGCGGCGCCATCGTCAATATTACGGCCGATAACTGGGGCGGCATGCCTGGCATGGCCCACTCAGGTGCTGCGCGCGCTGGTATGGACAACCTGACCAAGACGGCAGCCTACGAATGGGGTTGTGCCGGCGTACGTGTTAATGCCGTCGCACCCGGCTGGGTTGCTTCAAGCGGCATGGATACCTACGAAGGAGCCTTCCGTGCGGTGATCCCGAAGCTGCGCGATCAGGTTCCTCTTAAACGCCTGGCAACCGAAGCAGAGGTCAGCTCAGTGATCTGCTTCTTGCTCAGTGAGGGGGCTAACTTTATCAGCGGGGATACCGTTCGCGTGGATGGTGCGGCCTCGCAAGGCACTGGCATGTGGCCACTCCCCAAAGCCCGAAACTCTCATTCATACAATGGTTTTCATCGCGCTGTAACACCCAAAGTGTTACAGGAAGACTAG
- a CDS encoding acyclic terpene utilization AtuA family protein codes for MNNNKQVSIGCASAFWGDTSTAAEQLITKSKLDYLVFDYLAEVTMSIMAGARMKNPAMGYAPDFVSNLSPLLDKISRDHTRIISNAGGINPKGCAEALRGEIEKQGLNLSVAVIEGDNIQALTKSLQEQNTREMFTGEPLPAGLLSLNAYLGASAISDALASGADIVITGRVVDSAVVTGALVHEFNWSYEDYDKLAQASLAGHIIECGAQCTGGNFTDWKTIPDYENIGFPIVEVNSDGSFVVTKPEETGGLVNCATVAEQVVYEIGDPGNYYLPDVICDFRDIALVQQGTNRVAVSGAKGKPASDSYKVSATYMDGFRCTATCLIGGIDAPAKAQRVADAILKKVSTLFGQKNLGDFTARSVELLGTEATYGVNGQRRDTREVVLKMSVAHPKKEALILFSREIAQAATGMAPGLTGMVGGRPNVQPVIKLFSFLIDKGQVSVSFELDGKSTPVDIIRSQTSYQAPASENTETETKPALQHCDASVPLIKLAWARSGDKGNHSNIGVIARKDEYLPYIRDALSKDRVAQYFKHLLDHPDSRVLCWEWPGLSALNFLLENSLGGGGIASLRIDPQGKAFAQQLLDMQIPVPSSIAQQLSFQES; via the coding sequence ATGAACAATAATAAGCAAGTGAGCATCGGCTGCGCATCAGCCTTTTGGGGAGACACCTCAACCGCCGCGGAACAACTGATCACAAAATCAAAACTGGATTATCTGGTCTTCGACTACCTTGCCGAAGTGACGATGTCGATTATGGCTGGCGCCAGGATGAAAAACCCGGCGATGGGATATGCCCCCGATTTCGTTAGCAATCTCAGTCCGCTGCTGGACAAAATCTCAAGGGACCATACTCGTATTATCAGTAATGCGGGCGGCATCAACCCCAAGGGTTGTGCAGAAGCGTTACGTGGTGAAATTGAAAAGCAAGGACTGAACCTCAGTGTTGCCGTTATAGAGGGCGACAACATTCAAGCCTTGACCAAATCTCTGCAAGAGCAAAACACCCGCGAGATGTTTACTGGTGAGCCCTTACCTGCCGGTTTGTTGAGCCTCAACGCCTATCTGGGTGCGAGCGCTATTAGCGATGCATTGGCTTCAGGTGCTGATATTGTGATTACCGGACGCGTTGTCGACAGCGCTGTGGTCACCGGTGCGCTGGTGCATGAATTCAACTGGAGCTACGAGGACTACGACAAACTCGCTCAAGCCAGCCTGGCCGGACACATCATCGAATGCGGAGCACAATGCACAGGCGGTAATTTTACCGATTGGAAAACGATTCCCGACTACGAGAATATCGGCTTTCCTATTGTCGAGGTGAATTCTGATGGTTCTTTTGTGGTTACCAAACCCGAAGAAACCGGCGGTCTGGTCAATTGCGCCACCGTCGCTGAACAGGTTGTTTATGAAATTGGTGATCCAGGCAACTACTATCTGCCGGATGTCATCTGCGACTTCCGTGATATTGCGCTGGTACAACAGGGCACTAACCGTGTTGCAGTAAGCGGTGCCAAGGGCAAACCCGCCAGTGACAGCTACAAGGTATCGGCCACCTATATGGATGGCTTTCGTTGCACTGCAACTTGCTTGATTGGCGGCATCGATGCCCCGGCCAAGGCCCAGCGAGTTGCCGATGCTATTTTGAAAAAAGTTTCTACTTTATTCGGACAAAAAAACCTGGGGGATTTCACAGCCCGATCCGTTGAGCTATTAGGCACCGAAGCGACCTATGGCGTTAATGGTCAGCGCCGGGACACTCGTGAAGTTGTCCTTAAAATGTCAGTAGCTCACCCCAAAAAAGAGGCGCTGATTCTTTTTTCAAGAGAAATTGCCCAGGCCGCAACGGGTATGGCTCCGGGCTTAACCGGCATGGTCGGCGGTCGCCCCAATGTTCAGCCCGTCATCAAACTCTTCTCCTTTTTGATAGATAAAGGTCAGGTTTCGGTCAGTTTTGAACTCGATGGTAAAAGCACCCCTGTCGATATCATCCGCTCGCAAACCAGTTATCAGGCACCCGCCAGTGAGAACACCGAGACGGAAACGAAGCCAGCGCTTCAGCACTGCGATGCCTCAGTACCATTGATCAAATTGGCTTGGGCTCGCAGTGGCGACAAAGGCAATCACAGCAATATCGGTGTTATTGCTCGCAAAGATGAGTACTTACCCTATATTCGAGACGCCCTCTCAAAAGATCGGGTAGCACAATATTTCAAGCATCTACTCGACCATCCAGACAGTCGCGTCCTGTGCTGGGAATGGCCAGGCTTAAGTGCGCTCAATTTTCTGCTGGAAAACAGCCTGGGCGGTGGCGGCATAGCCAGCTTGCGTATCGACCCTCAGGGTAAGGCATTCGCCCAACAGCTGCTGGACATGCAAATCCCTGTGCCCTCTTCAATCGCCCAACAACTATCATTCCAAGAGTCATAA
- a CDS encoding TetR/AcrR family transcriptional regulator encodes MSSKAVASLDLDELDRKFYAMEITDPKSAKGRLLQTAAHLFRVRGFDRTTVRDLASAVGIQSGSIFHHFKNKNEILEAVMRDTIVYNTRFMIEGLRKADSTRDQLLALIRCELDSINGVTGEAMNVLVFEWRNLPEEKQQSILELRGIYEGLWLAVLEDAASIGLVNGHPSVLRRLLTGALSWTSTWYRKDGPLTVEQLSEQVLQMIVRD; translated from the coding sequence ATGAGTAGTAAAGCTGTCGCGTCGTTGGATCTGGATGAACTGGATCGAAAGTTCTATGCCATGGAGATTACAGATCCGAAGAGTGCCAAGGGGAGGCTGTTGCAGACGGCTGCTCACTTGTTTCGTGTGCGAGGCTTCGATCGTACGACCGTCAGGGACCTTGCCAGTGCGGTAGGGATACAATCGGGCAGTATTTTCCACCACTTCAAGAATAAAAATGAAATTCTTGAAGCTGTAATGCGCGATACCATCGTCTATAACACGCGTTTCATGATAGAAGGCTTACGCAAAGCTGATTCGACCAGAGATCAGTTGCTGGCTCTTATCCGCTGTGAGCTGGACTCGATCAATGGTGTAACCGGCGAAGCCATGAATGTGCTGGTGTTTGAGTGGCGCAACCTCCCGGAAGAGAAACAGCAATCGATTCTTGAGCTAAGAGGTATTTACGAAGGCTTATGGCTTGCTGTCCTTGAGGATGCGGCCTCTATTGGCCTGGTGAATGGGCATCCATCGGTTCTTCGGCGGCTATTAACCGGGGCTTTGTCCTGGACGTCTACCTGGTACCGCAAGGATGGGCCTTTAACGGTAGAGCAGTTATCTGAGCAGGTGCTACAAATGATCGTGCGAGACTAA
- a CDS encoding molybdopterin guanine dinucleotide-containing S/N-oxide reductase, with translation MTTFTRRGFLKGTGATLGTLAISSIIPLPAAAEMKPRGMGILTASRMGPLYAVVKDGKLVSTEGALPKTVPNSLQLTGPDQVHTKARVKYPMVRKSYLANPESPAKARGDDEFVRVSWDDALQLIHNQHLRIRKAYGDESIFAGAYGWRSSGVLHKGRELLRRYMSLAGGYTSHLGDYSTGAAQVIMPHVMGSIEVYEQQTTHPVVLEHSEVVVLWGLNPMNTLRIAWTSNDNSGIEFFHKLKNSGKQLICIDPMRSETIEFFGDKAEWIAPHPYTDTAMMLGVAHSLVSRNKHDKGFLDKYTVGYDKFEEYLLGNSDGVEKTPAWAEAICGVPAEQMETLADTLSGNRTMLMSGWAMQRQQHGEQRHWMLVTLSAMLGQIGLPGGGFGLSYHYSNGGNPTRDAGVLPAIGANIGKSGQASGDWLDAKGAVNALPVARIIEAIENPGKKYMHNGKELTFPNLKMAWWAGGANFTHHQDTNRLIKAWQKLELSVVSEIYWTAAAKYADIVLPTSTSFERNDMTMTGDYSNQHLVPMKKVIDPQFEARSDFDVFGDMSELLMPGKGRDAFREGKDEMAWLKYFYEEAAKGGKRARIRMPKFGQFWDKNELIEMKPNKKNEQFVRHGAFREDPIINPLGTPSGKIEIYSKTIEGFGLKDCPPHPTWLVPDEWAGNAKDDELTFITSHAADRLHSQFNYAKIRENYAVANREPITINTEDAKARGISDGDLVRAYNGRGEILVGAKVTDGIKKGTVCVHEGAWPDFDKATGICKNGGPNVLTRDIPTSRLANGCAANSSLVRIEKYSGPALELTAFDPPQSA, from the coding sequence ATGACTACTTTTACTCGCCGTGGTTTTCTAAAAGGCACAGGGGCAACGCTGGGCACTCTGGCAATCTCCTCTATCATCCCGCTTCCAGCAGCGGCAGAGATGAAGCCCCGGGGCATGGGCATCTTGACCGCCTCGCGGATGGGGCCACTCTACGCTGTGGTCAAAGACGGCAAGCTAGTATCCACCGAAGGCGCACTTCCTAAAACCGTACCTAACAGCCTGCAACTCACCGGCCCCGACCAGGTTCATACCAAGGCACGGGTTAAATACCCTATGGTGCGAAAAAGCTATTTGGCTAACCCTGAATCTCCAGCCAAAGCACGCGGTGATGACGAATTCGTTCGCGTATCCTGGGATGATGCCTTGCAACTGATTCACAACCAGCACCTTCGTATTCGCAAGGCTTACGGAGACGAGTCGATATTCGCCGGGGCCTACGGCTGGCGCTCATCAGGTGTATTGCACAAAGGCCGTGAGTTGTTACGACGTTATATGTCTCTGGCTGGTGGCTATACCAGTCACCTCGGCGATTACTCCACAGGCGCCGCACAGGTCATCATGCCCCATGTAATGGGCTCCATCGAAGTCTATGAACAACAAACCACTCACCCGGTTGTATTGGAACATTCAGAAGTGGTTGTTCTATGGGGCTTAAACCCGATGAATACCCTAAGAATCGCCTGGACTTCAAATGATAACTCCGGCATCGAGTTTTTCCACAAGCTTAAGAATTCCGGTAAACAACTGATCTGTATAGATCCTATGCGCTCAGAGACCATAGAGTTCTTTGGCGATAAAGCCGAGTGGATTGCACCGCATCCGTACACCGATACCGCCATGATGCTGGGCGTGGCTCATTCGCTGGTGTCACGTAACAAACACGATAAAGGCTTCCTGGATAAATACACCGTTGGCTATGACAAATTTGAAGAGTACCTGCTGGGTAATAGCGACGGAGTTGAAAAAACACCGGCCTGGGCCGAAGCCATCTGCGGTGTACCCGCGGAGCAGATGGAAACATTGGCCGATACCCTGAGTGGTAACCGCACCATGCTGATGTCAGGCTGGGCCATGCAGCGCCAGCAGCATGGTGAGCAACGGCATTGGATGCTGGTCACCCTCTCCGCCATGTTAGGACAAATCGGCTTACCCGGTGGCGGCTTTGGCTTGTCCTACCATTACTCCAATGGAGGTAACCCCACCCGGGATGCGGGTGTGTTACCTGCTATAGGTGCCAACATCGGAAAATCAGGGCAAGCGTCGGGTGATTGGCTGGACGCTAAAGGGGCCGTTAATGCCTTGCCGGTAGCGCGCATCATCGAAGCCATCGAAAACCCTGGCAAAAAGTACATGCACAACGGTAAAGAGCTCACCTTCCCCAATCTCAAAATGGCTTGGTGGGCTGGCGGAGCAAATTTTACCCACCACCAGGACACCAACCGTTTGATCAAGGCCTGGCAAAAGCTGGAACTGTCCGTTGTTTCCGAAATTTACTGGACCGCCGCAGCCAAATACGCCGACATTGTTCTCCCGACCAGTACGTCATTTGAACGCAACGATATGACCATGACCGGCGATTATAGCAATCAGCACCTTGTCCCCATGAAGAAAGTGATTGATCCACAATTTGAAGCTCGCAGTGACTTTGATGTCTTTGGCGATATGTCAGAACTTCTGATGCCAGGGAAAGGACGAGACGCCTTCAGAGAGGGTAAAGATGAAATGGCCTGGCTGAAATATTTCTACGAAGAAGCAGCGAAAGGTGGCAAGCGAGCTCGTATTCGTATGCCAAAATTTGGTCAGTTCTGGGACAAGAACGAACTGATTGAAATGAAGCCCAACAAAAAGAATGAACAGTTTGTTCGTCACGGTGCATTCCGTGAAGATCCCATCATCAATCCGTTGGGCACTCCAAGCGGAAAAATTGAAATCTATTCAAAAACCATCGAAGGCTTTGGCCTTAAAGATTGCCCTCCTCACCCTACCTGGCTGGTACCTGATGAATGGGCCGGTAACGCCAAAGATGATGAGTTAACCTTTATCACCTCCCACGCCGCAGATCGGCTTCATAGTCAATTTAACTACGCCAAGATTCGTGAAAACTATGCGGTAGCGAACCGTGAACCTATCACCATCAATACCGAAGACGCCAAAGCACGAGGAATCAGTGATGGTGACCTTGTGCGAGCCTATAATGGCCGCGGTGAGATTTTGGTCGGTGCCAAGGTGACCGATGGCATAAAGAAAGGTACGGTCTGTGTACACGAAGGCGCCTGGCCCGATTTTGACAAGGCTACCGGAATCTGTAAAAACGGTGGTCCCAATGTACTTACCCGGGATATTCCAACATCTCGATTGGCAAACGGTTGCGCAGCCAACTCGTCGCTCGTGCGTATTGAGAAATACAGCGGACCCGCACTTGAGTTGACCGCATTTGATCCCCCTCAAAGCGCTTAG
- a CDS encoding NapC/NirT family cytochrome c, with translation MGFSKKTILTIALIGALVGFAALGATTYAITATSTTEFCLSCHTMQIPNEEYQSSIHYSNAKGFRAECVDCHLPPDTLGYLIAKIRATKDIYHEFITKKISTEEKYEAHRLEMAEMVWEQMRANNSASCRECHNPEAMDTYEQTEDTVKIHEYGIENSLTCIDCHKGIAHFPPVIELDSEAFNNLLSHTENVPADAKRVYTVEGADMGELGRINPAVQLELISSNDNQREVKISGYQMKGAEQVIYLAEGKRAIIAMLSEQGQAALTVSEFKADEYNNEWRSAELTATIDAPVLASSEPLWEYAEQLDNVYCAGCHAIIPSHHFTVNAWGPIAKGMGDRTDISALDLEILTKYFQNHAKDLVDSNH, from the coding sequence ATGGGTTTTTCCAAAAAAACAATCTTAACAATTGCTCTGATTGGCGCTTTGGTTGGTTTCGCAGCATTGGGGGCCACTACCTATGCGATAACAGCAACGTCGACTACCGAATTCTGCCTATCCTGTCATACCATGCAAATCCCTAACGAGGAGTATCAAAGTTCAATCCATTACTCCAACGCCAAGGGATTCCGTGCAGAATGCGTAGACTGCCACCTCCCCCCTGACACCCTCGGTTACCTGATCGCAAAAATCCGTGCCACCAAAGATATCTATCACGAATTTATTACTAAAAAAATCAGTACCGAAGAGAAATACGAAGCCCATCGTCTGGAGATGGCAGAGATGGTGTGGGAACAAATGCGAGCCAACAATTCAGCCAGCTGCCGGGAGTGCCACAATCCGGAGGCCATGGATACCTATGAACAGACCGAAGACACCGTAAAAATACACGAGTACGGTATCGAAAACTCTCTGACCTGTATTGACTGTCACAAGGGCATTGCGCACTTCCCACCGGTCATCGAACTCGATAGCGAAGCCTTCAATAATTTGTTATCCCACACCGAAAACGTTCCGGCCGATGCCAAGCGAGTGTACACCGTTGAAGGTGCCGACATGGGCGAATTGGGCCGTATCAATCCCGCAGTGCAACTGGAACTGATTAGCAGTAACGATAACCAGCGTGAAGTAAAAATTTCCGGCTATCAAATGAAAGGGGCAGAACAGGTCATTTACCTCGCGGAGGGTAAGCGAGCAATTATTGCCATGCTATCAGAACAGGGACAGGCCGCTTTAACCGTGAGCGAATTCAAGGCTGATGAGTATAACAACGAGTGGCGTAGCGCCGAGCTCACGGCCACTATCGACGCCCCTGTATTAGCCAGTTCGGAACCTCTCTGGGAGTACGCAGAGCAGCTGGATAATGTCTATTGCGCCGGCTGCCACGCGATTATCCCATCGCATCACTTTACTGTTAATGCCTGGGGGCCGATCGCCAAAGGTATGGGCGACCGAACCGACATCTCGGCTCTGGACCTTGAGATTTTGACCAAGTATTTCCAGAACCACGCCAAAGACCTAGTTGATTCAAATCACTGA